AAGGATTTATTGGTAAAAACAAAATTTTGATACCTAAAAATTTTTATAAAATAGTGCTAGCAATTAATAATAGCAATTATTACGACATAATCTCTTTTATTATCCCAAATGAAAAAGCAAAAGACTTAGATTTGAAAAATTATGTTGTTAGCGTCGATTCAATTGAAAAAAAAACAAAGATAGATTTTTTTGAAAAACTTGATTCAAAAATTAAAAAAAATATTAAAAAAATAAAAAATACGCATTCTTGGAAATTTAAATGAAATCAATATTTACAAAGTTAAACGCTTCCATTAATCTCTTTCTTTTTATAATTTCTATTTTAGCAACAATGGTTATACTAATTTTCTCTTATAAAATAAAATATAATGAAAATTATCAAAATTATGTTCTAGAAATTTACAATAATAATTTTATAATATTGGTTAATAAATTCGCCATCTTTATTGCTGGAATCATAGGCTCACTGTGGTCATATATTAACTATAAAAGAACCAATAATATACAATTTATACTTTTCTATTGCTTTATTAGCTCATATACACTAGAACCTATTTTGATCTCCGAAGATTTTTTTTTAAATAATAACCTAAATTCAAGTTATTATTTATTTACAAAATTTATCCTTTTTGTAAATACTTTTTCATTATTAAATTTATTTTTTTTAAGTTTATATATATGCGATTTCAAAATAAAATCAATACATTATACAATTTATATTATTTTAACTTTTGCCTGCATATATAGCTATACAATACCTATTAATTCGTATGAAAATAGTCAAAACTATGGCATTCTTAAAATTGAAAGTACAAAATTTTACATAGACGCATTCTTGTTGCTTATTTTAACAAACTTTATAGTGGCCTTTTTAAGAAAAAAAAGCTTTGACTATTTTTTTCTTTTTGTTTCAATGCTTTTAATTTTAAGTGGAATTTACTTGAATTTGTTAAAAATGCCTTATGCCTTTATCCCAATATTAATTGGTATACCAATCTACTTAAAAAAATCGGGAAAAATCTTCTTTTATTGGCTATAAAAAAAGGAAGTTAAAAAATAGGACGAAGTTGAAATAACAAGTGGTAAAAATAAATTGTCATAATTAGCAGCATCAAAAAGCTCTACCAATGCTGCTAAATTCCAAGAATTAAGGCTATTGTTAAATAAGGGAAAAAATAATAATATGAAAAAGGTAATAAAAATACAACAAGGCTGCCAGAAGTTGTTTTATCATTTACAAGCTTAAAAGAAGGAATTAACTTTCCAGCAAGGCTTGCAAATCCATAGCCAAGGCATACTGAGAATATTCCAATATAATTAAAGGGCTGTATAGCTAAGCAATATGATATCAATATGCCTAAAAACAATAAAACAGGCGAAAAAGATACTTTATTGGGCAATATTTTTCTTGATTTTAACGTTATGTCTGAAATATTTTTAAAGAAAAGTATTTTTTTTAGTAATTCTAAAAACTTCAGAACTTAAGTATAAAATCATAAAAAGTATATTAGAAACAAGTCCTATCCAAAAATTTATTCCATAAAAAACCAAAACTATTAAGCTAAAAATATGAAAAAATTTTCTAAAAATTTCATACTTAATATCTTCTCTAAGAATTGTTCTTTTAAACCCATTAAACATCATTAGATCTTTTTAAATGAATATTAAATCGACATTTGTAATATTTTTTTCAACACCCATTAAATTCCTCATTTATTACTGCAAATAAATTAAAACAAACAAAAACCTTTTTATAAGCCCATATCTTATTATAAAATTACTTATATTAATTTTATAATTTTTTTTCAAAAAAAATATTCTTATCTAGATATTTATTATAAATAGGCAATACTTATTTATAAAGATAAGAATTAAGCAGGTTCCCAAAAATGCTAGAAATTGAAGATAAACTATTTTTAAAGTTTTGCGATTTTATATATAACAACAGCGGAATTCGTTTTGATGAAAAAAATAAATTTGTTCTTCAAAGCAGAGTTAATGACGCAGTACGAGATCTTGCTCTTGAAAACCCATCACAACTTTATAATTTAATAATTAGTGAAAAATTAAAAAAAGAATATTTCTTGGATTTAGTCACAACTAATTTAACAAGATTTTTTAGAAATTCACTACATTTTCAAACTTTTGAAAAATTTGTAATTCCCAATTTAATTAAGATTAAAAACATAGAAGAAAAAAATAGGATTATTATTTGGTCAGCAGGATGTTCAACAGGAGAAGAACCTTATTCATTAGCATTTGTACTCAAATCAAAGCTTCCAAAAGAAATGGATTTTGTCATTATCGCCTCTGATTTAAGCTTAAAATCTTTGATGATAGCAAAAGAAGGATATTATTCATCAAATAAATGTGAAAATATTCCTAAAGAATACCGACACTATATATATTCTCATTCAAACGGATATAAAATTAAAAATGAAATTAAAAATCATATAAGATTTGATTATCATAACCTAAACTTTGAAAGTAATTTTTCACAAATTGATGTTATTTTTTGTAGAAATGTATTAATATACTTTGATGAAAAATCAAAAATCAAAGTACTTAAAAAATTTTACAACAATATGTCTAAAAACAGCTACTTATTCATAGGGCACTCAGAATCACTTTTTGGGCTCAACCTTCCTTTTAAATTTTTAAAAACACCTTGGGCAATAATATATGAGAAAAAAGATACTAGCTGTCAAAAAGAAAAATTTAAATCACAAAATAAATATAAGTTATAATTTAACAAGAATAAAATAGGGAAAAAGTAACGGTGGAAACAAAAATTTCTGTACTTATCATAGAATACTTTGCTGTAAAAAGAAAACTTATATCAGACCTTATCAATTCGTCTCCAAAACTCCAAGTCATTGCAACTGCTTCTAATGGAAAATTTGCAACAAATAAACTTAAAAAACACAACCCCGAAGTAATATTAATGAATTTAGAAGAAAACAATATTAAAGATATTTTATTTTTGGAGAAAAAAAACAATATAAATAAAACAATACCAATTGTCGTCACATCTTCAAATCAAGACCTAATAAACATTGCTGCTTTAAAGGGCGCTGATGACCTTATATTAGTATCTAAAAATAAAAAATCACATGAAATCAAAAAAGAACAAATTATTAATTCTCTTTTGACCTATGGATCAATATCTATAAAAAACAAAATTGTCTGCAATAAGGATATGAAAACAAAAAACTATGAAAGAGCTAATTTTTTTTTAAATCACAAAAATGACATTTCTTCATTAACTCAGCTTGAAGAACATACAAAAGAAAAAATATTAAATGAAAAAGAAATAAAAAAACTTAAGCTGAGGAAATTTGACATAATAGCAATTGGAGTATCAGCAGGGGGACCTGTAGCCTTGAAATCAATATTACCAGAAATACCTGAAAGCTTTCCACCAATAATAATTGTTCAACACATGCCTAAAGGATTTACAGAAGAATTTGCAAAAAATCTTAATAATCTTTGCAAAATAAGCGTAAAAGAAACCACCAATAACGAAATATTAAAGCAAGGACATGCATACATAAGCTCAGGCGGATATCATACAAAAATCAAAAAAATTGATGGAAACTATCAAATACAAACTCTCGATGGTAAACATATAAATGGGCATAAACCATCTATTGGAGTATTATTTCAATCTATTGCAGAGATTGCAAAAGATAAAGCAATTGCCATAATAATGACTGGAATGGGAAATGACGGATCAAGAGAAATTGGAGACATAAAAAAAGCTGGGGGACTAACTATTGCGCAAGATAAAGAAAGTTCTATGGTTTTTGGAATGCCAAAAATAGCAATAAAGGAAAACAATATAGACTATATAGTTCCACTAAACCATATGGTAAAATTATTAAAAGCTATACTAATTAATAGCTAAATTTTTTAAACAAGGAATATTTTTTGGACAATAAAAAAGAAAACACCGAGACAGAAGACTGTTTTTCTCATGTAAGTAAATTTAATATACACAATAAAACAATATATATACTTGGAACTGCTCACGTGTCAAAAAAAAGCTCAGAAGATACTGCAAATTTAATAGAAATCTTAAAGCCAGACTATATTGCCGTTGAACTTGATGAAGCTCGCTATCATTCGATCTTAAACACCAATGAAAATGAAAAATGGAGAAACTTAGACATAGATAAAGCACTAAAACAAGGAAAAGCCTTCTTTCTCATAATAAACATAATTCTTAGTAACTTTCAAAAAAAATTGGCAAAAGAACAGGGAATAAAACCCGGTGAAGAAATGAAAACAGCTATTTTA
Above is a genomic segment from Borreliella mayonii containing:
- a CDS encoding protein-glutamate O-methyltransferase, translating into MLEIEDKLFLKFCDFIYNNSGIRFDEKNKFVLQSRVNDAVRDLALENPSQLYNLIISEKLKKEYFLDLVTTNLTRFFRNSLHFQTFEKFVIPNLIKIKNIEEKNRIIIWSAGCSTGEEPYSLAFVLKSKLPKEMDFVIIASDLSLKSLMIAKEGYYSSNKCENIPKEYRHYIYSHSNGYKIKNEIKNHIRFDYHNLNFESNFSQIDVIFCRNVLIYFDEKSKIKVLKKFYNNMSKNSYLFIGHSESLFGLNLPFKFLKTPWAIIYEKKDTSCQKEKFKSQNKYKL
- a CDS encoding chemotaxis protein CheB → METKISVLIIEYFAVKRKLISDLINSSPKLQVIATASNGKFATNKLKKHNPEVILMNLEENNIKDILFLEKKNNINKTIPIVVTSSNQDLINIAALKGADDLILVSKNKKSHEIKKEQIINSLLTYGSISIKNKIVCNKDMKTKNYERANFFLNHKNDISSLTQLEEHTKEKILNEKEIKKLKLRKFDIIAIGVSAGGPVALKSILPEIPESFPPIIIVQHMPKGFTEEFAKNLNNLCKISVKETTNNEILKQGHAYISSGGYHTKIKKIDGNYQIQTLDGKHINGHKPSIGVLFQSIAEIAKDKAIAIIMTGMGNDGSREIGDIKKAGGLTIAQDKESSMVFGMPKIAIKENNIDYIVPLNHMVKLLKAILINS